A window from Leptolyngbyaceae cyanobacterium encodes these proteins:
- the hisC gene encoding histidinol-phosphate transaminase, with translation MASYFRPSIDALVGYTPGEQPKPGTNIIKLNTNENPYPPSPNAIAVLRNLDIEWLRRYPDPYANEFRKAVSEVLEVPPDWIIVGNGSDDLLNLIVRACAEKERKVVYPMPTYVLYRTLSDMQAAERVEISYGEDYRLPIEELVATNGALTFIATPNSPSGHAVPIEDLRQLAARLSGVLAIDEAYVDFAEETALPLVKEFENVIVIRTLSKGYSLAGLRLGFGIANPKLLSGLFKLKDSYNIDAIACLVGAAAMRDRTYKNECAEKVKASRAKLAVDLKQLGFQLWDSQTNFYLAQPPKGNAEEIYLALKERGILVRYFKQPGLEDKLRITVGTDEQNQLLVGALVYLV, from the coding sequence ATGGCTAGCTACTTCCGCCCCAGCATCGATGCACTGGTGGGCTATACTCCAGGCGAACAGCCAAAACCGGGTACGAATATTATCAAACTCAATACTAATGAAAATCCATATCCGCCTTCTCCAAATGCGATCGCAGTTTTGCGAAACTTAGATATAGAATGGCTCAGGCGTTACCCAGACCCTTATGCAAACGAGTTTCGCAAAGCAGTCAGCGAAGTCTTGGAAGTCCCGCCTGACTGGATTATCGTCGGAAATGGCAGCGATGATTTGCTCAATCTGATCGTGCGTGCTTGTGCGGAAAAGGAACGCAAAGTGGTTTATCCGATGCCAACATACGTACTGTATCGCACCTTATCGGATATGCAGGCGGCGGAACGAGTGGAAATTTCCTATGGTGAAGATTATCGCTTACCGATCGAGGAATTAGTAGCCACCAACGGTGCGCTAACCTTTATTGCAACGCCTAACAGTCCATCCGGTCATGCGGTTCCTATTGAAGATCTCAGACAATTGGCGGCGAGGTTGTCCGGTGTTTTAGCGATCGATGAAGCTTACGTTGACTTTGCAGAAGAAACCGCCTTGCCTTTAGTGAAAGAATTTGAGAACGTTATAGTGATTCGCACCTTATCTAAAGGTTATTCTTTGGCAGGTTTGCGATTGGGATTCGGGATTGCCAATCCCAAGCTATTGAGCGGTTTATTCAAACTGAAAGATAGTTACAATATCGATGCGATCGCGTGCTTAGTAGGTGCGGCGGCGATGCGCGATCGAACGTATAAAAATGAATGTGCCGAAAAAGTTAAAGCCTCCCGTGCCAAACTAGCAGTAGATCTCAAACAATTAGGCTTTCAGTTGTGGGATTCCCAAACCAATTTCTATTTAGCGCAACCACCCAAAGGTAACGCAGAAGAAATTTATTTAGCATTAAAAGAACGGGGTATTTTAGTGCGTTATTTTAAGCAACCCGGTTTAGAGGATAAACTTCGCATTACCGTCGGTACCGATGAGCAAAATCAGTTATTGGTGGGGGCGTTGGTTTATTTGGTGTAG
- a CDS encoding alpha/beta hydrolase, with translation MKTMVTPPERQGTMQLHDGRRLAWSEWGPTEGIPVVFCTGAGMSGWLGFGANDLPDLGLKLIAIDRPGLGLSDPHPDKTLSSWVDDMGEFIQYWDFRDVLAVGFSQGAAFAFALAARGRVKAIAIVSGQDELTHPNLLPILHPDVRSTIAAIQQDPAGFEQHFSQMATADGLWQLIIGMSAECDRILYESDIFSQSFQRALREGFSQGARGYARDLVNALSSWPMKLEEIAVPVGLWYGGLDTSTVHSPDFGATLALRLPNAERIFAPDEGGSILWTKSREILSKLKSHLSIA, from the coding sequence ATGAAAACGATGGTGACGCCACCTGAAAGACAAGGGACGATGCAACTGCATGATGGTCGTAGACTAGCATGGTCGGAATGGGGGCCAACTGAAGGTATTCCAGTTGTGTTCTGCACAGGGGCGGGAATGAGCGGTTGGCTTGGTTTTGGGGCTAACGATCTGCCAGATCTCGGTCTTAAACTGATTGCGATTGACCGACCTGGCTTAGGTTTATCTGACCCTCACCCAGACAAAACTTTGTCTTCTTGGGTGGATGATATGGGAGAGTTTATTCAGTATTGGGATTTCCGTGATGTTCTCGCTGTTGGTTTTTCGCAAGGGGCAGCATTTGCTTTTGCTTTAGCAGCGCGGGGAAGAGTGAAAGCGATCGCAATTGTGTCGGGTCAGGATGAATTGACGCATCCGAATCTGTTACCGATTTTGCATCCCGATGTAAGAAGTACGATCGCAGCTATCCAACAAGACCCGGCAGGATTTGAGCAGCATTTTTCACAGATGGCTACAGCTGATGGTTTGTGGCAGTTAATTATCGGAATGAGTGCAGAATGCGATCGTATATTGTATGAGAGTGATATTTTTAGCCAATCTTTTCAGCGAGCGTTACGGGAAGGTTTTTCCCAAGGTGCGCGAGGATACGCCAGAGATCTCGTCAATGCCCTCAGTTCTTGGCCGATGAAGCTGGAGGAAATCGCCGTTCCCGTAGGTCTTTGGTATGGTGGTTTGGATACCAGTACGGTTCACTCTCCTGATTTTGGTGCAACTTTGGCGCTTCGACTACCAAATGCAGAGCGTATTTTCGCTCCCGATGAAGGAGGATCGATTCTCTGGACTAAATCGAGGGAGATTTTGTCAAAGCTGAAATCTCATTTATCGATCGCATAA
- a CDS encoding class I SAM-dependent methyltransferase, which yields MEPLDTGVRYDRIARWWQAQHQNSSYGIAQLERAIRFTSTKHSALDVGCGSSGRLIETLAKRGFQPEGLDISREMIDLARQLHPEVTFYVEDICCWIPPKLYSLICAWDSTFHLPLDMQEPVLKKLCNALEADGVLLFTCGGGHTNGEISGSFQGQDFDYSTLGVDAFLQILTEHHCTCRHLEYDQYPENHVYIIAQKI from the coding sequence ATGGAGCCTCTTGATACTGGAGTCAGATACGATCGCATTGCTCGATGGTGGCAGGCTCAACATCAAAATTCATCATACGGAATTGCCCAATTAGAGCGGGCGATCCGATTTACCTCCACAAAGCATTCAGCGCTTGATGTGGGGTGTGGAAGTAGCGGACGTTTGATCGAAACTTTAGCCAAGCGGGGATTTCAGCCGGAAGGACTTGATATTTCGAGAGAAATGATCGATTTAGCTCGTCAACTGCATCCAGAAGTCACTTTTTATGTGGAAGATATTTGCTGCTGGATTCCTCCAAAACTTTACAGTTTGATTTGTGCTTGGGACAGTACCTTTCATCTGCCGCTCGATATGCAAGAGCCTGTATTGAAAAAGCTATGTAATGCGCTGGAAGCTGATGGAGTACTCTTGTTTACCTGTGGTGGCGGACATACAAATGGCGAAATTTCGGGGTCGTTTCAAGGTCAGGACTTTGATTACAGCACTTTGGGAGTAGATGCTTTTCTACAGATTCTCACTGAGCATCACTGTACGTGCCGCCATCTGGAATATGACCAATATCCAGAAAATCACGTTTATATAATTGCTCAAAAGATCTGA
- a CDS encoding Ig-like domain-containing protein — MSTTPFYQYDIIAKTGELGITTIEDSPSINDTGFVAFVGRRATETDVFAGYGNASKSLIDVTGTRGSPNTSKQVQINNQNIIATHDLKIVGENATSAIRLRDANKPGATLDTNFVNVATTSGSVFDFFDAVFTTPNINNKVNFSSKNDVVFPGIIGSNRVLATPSLLSFNTTPLGTSFVRPMIADSGDIVYQTRFGTESFILITNRSLDKFDEIASPAKGFTVLGNSPGISDDGKFITFYGDLSSSGATTLQTNPGPGIFASVKTDNIWKVKRLAGIGGNGFLDPGETFVDANKNGKFDSGETDIGPFASFDANARVGVSSIKGTSISGKPPVATATYMGFDTSGKKGIYTTSFVNQPSAFTVSNPLLTVKIGQTINDLPSTVTDLNIYDPINNLGEIAFWASLSDGSQAIVTATQDTDGDGLIDLWETQGIDINEDGIIDLNLPALGADPFHKDLFVEVDAMTGLAPVALGTPLPDVPATLNGAKFATGTVLDRVISAFLNAPAASVKNPDGTKGIRLHIDLSDINMTRQPWADNPWGEFDNVKKAYFGTGVEKADPNKLAAKKDVYRYAIFADSFKGSTSGLAELPGNDFMVTLGDPIWTNSYTPSERADNQASTFMHELGHTLNLRHGGDDDINYKPNYYSVMNYTWQTRNDVSPLPPTATPAQQAAYDLFKKFTDSWKLDYSNRKWNSLDENALNEKNGIAGESGVYVPVGLTNPTNKKDFTPLNIVSSVGSADFNKNGLIDPTSYVLDINWQNARPDKEGTTQLNSYDDWANIRYRLHGKDFADGVHTTSNSDDEITAEEAIALREGLQKFINDYNIIPANNPPIATDDTATTSSGVPVTIDVLTNDSDIDRNPISLSVFSPTSTQGGSIIRDDNDTPNDFTDDRLIYTPATGFTGTDNFSYTISDGIDTATANVIVTVRSMIVGTDGNDILNGTAADDSIDGKLGDDRMSGGAGNDLYIVDSIRDVVVEGANQGIDTVRSSVNHTLTNNVENLSLTGNSHINGTGNALNNVITGNNGNNLLKGLAGNDTIQGAGGSDTLVGGAGDDLLIGDTEADRFLFGSGAAFTTTGLGVDTITDFISGTDKIALSKATFTALTSAINGALQPNEFIAINEQVANQLSVAGNSSAKIVYNALSGDLFYNQNGAAAGLGTGGLFASLNNKPSLVANDLFVQT; from the coding sequence ATGAGTACCACCCCTTTTTATCAATACGACATAATTGCCAAAACAGGTGAATTAGGCATCACAACCATAGAAGATAGTCCGTCAATTAATGACACGGGGTTTGTTGCCTTTGTAGGTAGAAGAGCTACGGAAACGGATGTCTTTGCTGGTTATGGAAATGCTAGTAAATCCCTGATAGATGTCACGGGAACTAGAGGGTCACCAAATACGAGCAAGCAGGTACAAATCAACAATCAAAACATCATAGCAACCCACGATCTTAAAATAGTTGGTGAAAACGCTACTAGTGCAATTCGGCTCAGAGATGCAAATAAGCCAGGAGCTACTCTGGATACAAATTTTGTAAATGTAGCAACAACATCAGGCAGCGTATTTGATTTTTTTGATGCAGTATTTACGACACCTAACATTAACAACAAAGTGAATTTTTCTAGTAAAAATGATGTTGTTTTTCCTGGAATAATAGGTTCAAATCGCGTACTGGCTACCCCCTCTTTACTGAGCTTTAACACGACCCCATTAGGAACTTCTTTTGTACGTCCGATGATAGCCGATAGTGGCGATATCGTGTATCAAACTCGGTTTGGAACTGAATCTTTTATACTTATTACCAATAGAAGCTTAGATAAATTTGATGAAATTGCTAGTCCTGCCAAGGGATTTACTGTATTAGGTAATAGCCCTGGCATTAGCGATGATGGAAAGTTTATTACATTTTATGGTGACCTTAGTTCATCTGGAGCAACTACATTACAAACAAATCCTGGGCCGGGTATATTTGCATCTGTTAAAACAGACAATATTTGGAAAGTAAAGCGTCTTGCTGGCATAGGAGGAAACGGTTTTTTAGACCCCGGTGAAACCTTTGTTGATGCCAACAAAAATGGCAAATTTGATAGCGGAGAAACTGATATCGGCCCCTTTGCCAGCTTTGATGCGAATGCTCGTGTCGGGGTTAGCTCGATTAAGGGTACTTCTATTTCTGGAAAACCTCCGGTAGCAACAGCCACTTATATGGGGTTTGATACTTCTGGAAAAAAAGGCATTTACACTACTAGCTTTGTTAATCAGCCTAGTGCATTCACAGTAAGTAACCCTCTGCTAACAGTAAAAATTGGCCAAACCATTAACGATTTACCCAGCACGGTTACCGATTTGAATATTTACGATCCTATTAACAATCTTGGGGAAATTGCATTTTGGGCTAGCTTAAGTGATGGAAGTCAAGCAATTGTGACAGCAACTCAAGATACAGACGGAGATGGTCTAATTGACTTATGGGAAACGCAAGGTATTGATATCAATGAGGACGGTATTATCGATCTTAACTTACCTGCGTTAGGTGCCGATCCATTTCACAAAGATTTGTTTGTGGAAGTCGATGCTATGACTGGGCTTGCTCCTGTTGCTTTGGGAACTCCTCTGCCTGACGTGCCTGCAACGCTTAATGGAGCAAAATTTGCTACCGGAACAGTGCTAGATCGCGTTATCAGTGCTTTTTTGAACGCGCCAGCCGCATCCGTCAAAAATCCTGATGGTACTAAAGGAATCAGACTCCACATCGATTTATCAGATATAAATATGACTCGTCAACCGTGGGCAGATAACCCTTGGGGTGAGTTTGATAATGTCAAAAAAGCCTATTTTGGTACTGGGGTTGAGAAAGCCGATCCTAACAAGCTAGCTGCCAAAAAAGATGTTTATCGCTACGCTATTTTTGCCGATTCGTTTAAAGGATCGACATCGGGGCTAGCTGAATTGCCCGGTAATGACTTCATGGTGACTTTAGGCGATCCGATTTGGACTAATAGTTACACGCCTAGTGAACGGGCTGACAATCAAGCTAGCACTTTTATGCACGAGCTAGGCCACACGCTAAATCTTAGGCATGGGGGTGATGACGATATTAATTATAAGCCGAACTACTATAGTGTCATGAACTATACTTGGCAAACGCGAAATGATGTGAGTCCATTACCACCAACTGCAACGCCAGCACAGCAAGCTGCATACGATTTATTTAAAAAATTTACTGACAGCTGGAAGTTGGATTATTCAAATCGGAAATGGAACTCGTTGGACGAGAATGCCTTGAATGAAAAAAACGGTATAGCAGGAGAGTCAGGCGTTTATGTACCAGTAGGATTAACTAACCCTACTAATAAAAAGGATTTTACACCTTTAAATATAGTCAGTAGTGTTGGCTCAGCAGACTTTAATAAGAATGGCTTGATAGATCCCACATCCTATGTGTTGGATATTAATTGGCAAAATGCTAGACCAGATAAGGAAGGAACTACGCAATTAAACTCCTATGATGACTGGGCAAATATTAGATATCGCCTGCACGGAAAAGACTTTGCCGATGGCGTTCACACAACTTCCAATTCTGACGATGAAATTACTGCTGAAGAAGCGATCGCGCTGAGAGAAGGTTTGCAGAAATTCATCAACGATTACAACATAATACCTGCAAATAACCCACCCATTGCAACTGACGACACCGCTACCACTTCATCTGGCGTACCAGTCACGATCGATGTCCTTACCAACGACAGCGACATCGATCGCAATCCGATTTCCCTCAGCGTGTTTAGTCCCACTTCTACCCAAGGGGGTAGCATCATCCGTGACGACAATGACACCCCTAATGATTTCACTGACGATCGACTAATTTACACTCCAGCCACTGGTTTTACGGGTACGGATAATTTTAGTTACACCATTAGCGATGGGATTGATACTGCTACTGCCAATGTCATTGTCACCGTTCGATCGATGATTGTCGGCACTGATGGTAACGACATCCTCAACGGTACTGCGGCTGATGATTCGATCGATGGTAAATTAGGGGACGATCGCATGAGTGGCGGTGCAGGTAACGACCTCTACATCGTTGATAGCATCCGGGATGTAGTAGTTGAAGGCGCTAATCAAGGCATAGATACCGTTCGATCTTCAGTCAATCATACCCTGACTAATAATGTTGAGAACTTAAGCCTTACCGGAAACTCTCATATTAACGGCACGGGAAACGCCCTCAATAACGTTATCACTGGTAATAACGGTAATAATTTGCTTAAAGGTTTAGCTGGCAATGACACCATTCAAGGTGCGGGTGGCAGTGACACTTTAGTAGGAGGCGCTGGGGATGATTTGCTAATAGGAGATACAGAGGCCGATCGATTCTTGTTTGGCAGTGGTGCAGCCTTTACGACCACTGGTTTAGGAGTCGATACTATTACTGATTTTATCAGCGGTACTGACAAAATAGCATTGAGCAAAGCCACCTTTACAGCGCTTACCAGTGCCATCAATGGCGCGTTACAACCCAATGAATTTATCGCTATCAACGAGCAAGTGGCTAACCAACTCTCTGTAGCTGGAAATAGCAGCGCCAAAATAGTTTACAACGCTTTGAGCGGTGATTTGTTCTACAACCAAAACGGTGCTGCTGCTGGGTTAGGAACTGGAGGATTGTTTGCTAGTTTGAATAACAAACCTTCCTTGGTAGCGAACGATTTGTTCGTCCAAACATAA
- a CDS encoding PEP-CTERM sorting domain-containing protein codes for MRIFSIMAAATVIGLIVSTAKMGNAAILNSSFETGDFSQWEITGQATVEDASFGAEPSEGTYQAVLETLQDTTNISGANLESFLGLSGGSLTNSGVTEGSAIKQTFVANAGDVLTFQWNFLTDLDPSESNYDDFAFFTLSDRLNPLADTSNATNTNFFTRLAKETGYQSSSYKITTAGTYVLGFGVVDVGDSTVNSALLVDKIKLSNASTSVPEPTSTFSLLALGVLGLSWYLRRHKQSKEI; via the coding sequence ATGCGAATTTTTTCAATTATGGCCGCCGCCACAGTTATCGGTTTAATTGTTTCGACAGCTAAAATGGGTAACGCTGCTATCTTAAATAGTAGTTTTGAAACGGGAGATTTCAGTCAGTGGGAAATCACTGGTCAAGCTACGGTTGAAGATGCTTCTTTTGGTGCGGAACCATCAGAGGGAACTTACCAGGCTGTCCTAGAAACTCTGCAAGATACCACAAATATCAGTGGTGCCAATTTAGAAAGTTTTTTAGGATTAAGTGGTGGTAGTTTAACGAATTCTGGAGTTACAGAAGGTTCAGCTATCAAACAAACATTTGTCGCCAATGCTGGAGATGTTTTAACTTTTCAGTGGAATTTCTTAACAGATCTCGATCCTTCTGAATCAAATTATGATGATTTCGCCTTTTTTACTTTGAGCGATCGCTTAAACCCATTAGCCGATACCAGCAACGCTACCAATACCAATTTCTTTACTCGCTTGGCTAAGGAAACTGGCTATCAATCTTCTTCTTACAAGATAACGACGGCTGGTACATACGTTTTGGGTTTCGGAGTAGTAGATGTGGGCGATTCTACCGTGAATTCAGCTTTGTTAGTTGACAAAATTAAGCTATCTAATGCCTCAACTTCTGTACCGGAACCAACTTCTACTTTTAGTTTATTGGCTTTAGGAGTTTTGGGGCTTTCTTGGTACTTAAGGAGGCATAAACAGTCAAAGGAAATATAA
- a CDS encoding iron ABC transporter permease, producing MKQSWLVLRSSRLNISYRFDRRVPLVLATLMVIAVVAIAIDLSVGDYPIPLLDVLKTILGLETGNPDYAFILNELRLPRAVIAFLVGMGLAISGTFLQGLTRNPLAAPEIIGFNAGASLAAVSLIVLLPNVPLFFLPLAAFSGAILVTILIYLLAWTDGSSSLRLILIGIGITAFASAFTTLMVTFGEINSVSQAMIWLVGSVYGRHWEHLKVFLPWLVVLIPVAWLNARQLNVLNLGDDVAKSLGIKLDWQRGLLLLISAALCGVSVATAGTINFVGLMAPHLGRQLVGPTHEGLLPTAALMGGILVVVADVLGRSLFGAIEIPCGVITSVIGAPYFLYLLCGIRK from the coding sequence ATGAAGCAATCTTGGTTAGTGCTGCGTTCATCTCGGTTAAATATATCTTACCGTTTCGATCGGCGAGTGCCGTTGGTGCTGGCTACGCTGATGGTAATTGCAGTTGTCGCGATCGCGATCGATCTTTCTGTTGGAGATTATCCCATCCCATTGTTAGATGTTTTAAAAACAATTTTGGGTTTAGAAACGGGAAATCCAGATTACGCTTTTATTTTAAATGAACTACGCCTTCCTCGTGCTGTAATTGCTTTTCTAGTTGGCATGGGATTGGCAATTTCCGGTACTTTTTTGCAAGGTTTAACGCGCAATCCTTTAGCCGCTCCAGAAATCATCGGTTTCAATGCCGGAGCGAGTTTAGCTGCTGTCAGCTTAATAGTTTTACTGCCAAACGTACCCCTATTTTTTCTGCCGCTCGCTGCTTTTAGCGGTGCAATATTGGTAACGATTTTGATTTATTTGTTGGCTTGGACTGATGGCAGTTCTTCCCTCCGTCTAATTTTAATCGGTATCGGCATCACCGCTTTTGCCAGCGCTTTTACTACTTTGATGGTGACGTTTGGAGAAATTAACAGCGTCAGTCAGGCGATGATTTGGTTAGTGGGAAGTGTTTACGGACGCCATTGGGAACACTTAAAAGTTTTCTTACCTTGGTTGGTCGTTTTGATACCAGTAGCTTGGTTAAACGCTAGGCAACTAAATGTACTGAATTTGGGCGATGATGTAGCGAAAAGCTTAGGAATTAAGCTCGACTGGCAACGGGGTTTGTTGTTGCTGATTAGTGCGGCGCTTTGCGGAGTGTCAGTTGCTACCGCTGGTACGATCAACTTTGTTGGCTTGATGGCTCCTCATTTGGGCCGCCAATTAGTAGGGCCAACTCACGAGGGATTGCTTCCCACGGCGGCGCTAATGGGAGGAATTCTAGTAGTGGTAGCAGATGTGTTAGGGCGATCGCTTTTTGGAGCGATCGAAATCCCTTGTGGCGTGATTACATCTGTTATAGGTGCGCCTTACTTTCTTTACTTGCTCTGTGGAATCCGAAAGTAG
- a CDS encoding iron ABC transporter permease → MNKQGEKRNEKPNFIQSKFARLAGIIFGLFVLLLCLIGSMAYGAVDISLDKIYAALTAFDGTTEHLIVRTIRLPRSLIAMLVGAAISVAGALMQGLTRNPLADPGILGINAGAAFAAVLAVFLFGQPDFGAYAGFAFLGASFAAVTVYFLGSLGRGGLTPLNLTLAGAAFTALLSSLTTAILILSQRTLDEIRFWLAGSVAGRDLTLFWQVLPYISIGLILAFALGQQITILSLGEEVARGLGQNTVWVKIATAISVVLLAGSAVAAAGPIAFIGLVVPHIVKSIVGVDYRWILPYTSLLGAILLLLADIAARLLMKPQEVPVGVMTALLGAPFFIYLARWKVKK, encoded by the coding sequence TTGAATAAGCAAGGAGAAAAAAGAAACGAGAAACCAAATTTTATTCAGTCAAAATTTGCTCGTTTAGCTGGCATTATTTTCGGATTATTCGTTCTGTTATTGTGTCTAATTGGTAGCATGGCTTACGGAGCCGTAGATATTTCTCTAGATAAAATCTACGCAGCATTGACGGCTTTCGACGGCACTACAGAACACTTGATCGTTCGGACGATTCGATTACCTCGATCGCTAATTGCCATGTTAGTCGGTGCAGCCATTTCCGTTGCCGGTGCATTAATGCAAGGATTAACCCGCAACCCTTTAGCCGACCCCGGAATTTTAGGAATTAACGCTGGTGCGGCATTTGCGGCGGTATTGGCAGTTTTTCTATTCGGTCAACCCGATTTCGGTGCTTATGCTGGGTTTGCTTTTCTGGGAGCCAGTTTTGCCGCCGTAACGGTTTATTTTCTCGGTTCTCTCGGTCGAGGCGGACTCACACCACTCAACTTAACCTTAGCCGGAGCCGCTTTCACTGCCTTGCTTTCCTCCCTCACCACCGCTATTCTGATCCTCAGTCAACGCACATTAGATGAAATTCGGTTTTGGTTAGCTGGCTCAGTAGCGGGGAGAGATTTGACTTTATTTTGGCAAGTTTTACCTTATATATCGATCGGACTGATATTGGCATTCGCCTTAGGGCAACAAATTACCATCCTGAGTTTAGGGGAAGAAGTGGCGCGTGGTTTGGGACAAAACACGGTTTGGGTAAAAATTGCCACCGCCATTAGCGTAGTTTTACTGGCAGGCAGTGCGGTAGCGGCAGCAGGGCCGATCGCATTTATTGGTTTGGTAGTACCTCACATCGTTAAATCGATCGTCGGTGTCGATTATCGTTGGATTTTGCCTTATACCAGCTTATTAGGGGCAATTTTATTGCTATTGGCAGATATCGCGGCTCGTTTGTTGATGAAGCCGCAAGAAGTGCCAGTGGGAGTGATGACTGCTCTTTTAGGTGCGCCGTTCTTCATCTATTTAGCTCGCTGGAAAGTCAAAAAATGA
- a CDS encoding ABC transporter ATP-binding protein, with protein sequence MKNTHKISGYQLLWQMMKFKPKLYLVDSILWILIMSLPALPGLIIREFFNALTGSSQLGYSPWAFIALLLATAIGQIVILFIGRLTKTQHRFTMSALVRRNLLENIFQRPGALPLAAGSQASESLSPGEAIGYFREDAEQIENNVALTSEIIGEGLFAFISIAILFSVNAQITLLVFLPLLVMVAIVHQAEIRIKRYRQASRQATEKVTGIIGEMFTSVQAIKIAGAEQNVLNYFQQANEQRRQMMLRDRLFTAILESIFRNLVSVGTGLILLLASQSMQANAGTLTVGDFALFIYYLTFVTDFLGFVGTFMALYKQTEVSFERMQALIPDRSPTALVEPKPLYFRDLGGRKPKLPPIAQPSPHQNDRLQQLVVSNLTYYYPGTNRGITNINLRLVRGSFTVITGRIGSGKTTLLRALLGLLPLQAGEIYWNGNLIEDPANFFIPPRSAYTPQTPQFFSYSLRDNILLGLDADDRSVKQAIEMAVFDRDVAAMPQGLETLVGTKGVRLSGGQLQRAAAARMFVRQPELLVFDDLSSALDVETEKLLWQRIFADNSTSPPTPLLQGEGSKTPPFPTPLFKGGRGDREGGTGGLGRPNWRPTCLVVSHRPTILRRADRIIVLEEGIVKAEGTFDDLQEVLS encoded by the coding sequence ATGAAAAATACCCATAAAATCTCCGGCTACCAACTACTATGGCAAATGATGAAATTCAAACCAAAACTTTACTTGGTTGACAGCATATTATGGATTTTAATCATGAGTTTGCCAGCCCTACCAGGGCTAATCATTCGCGAATTCTTTAACGCCCTGACCGGATCTTCTCAACTTGGTTATTCTCCTTGGGCATTCATCGCTTTATTACTCGCAACAGCCATCGGTCAAATCGTAATTTTATTCATCGGTCGCCTTACCAAAACCCAACATCGCTTCACGATGAGTGCTTTAGTTCGTCGCAATTTATTAGAAAATATCTTTCAGCGTCCCGGTGCTTTACCTTTAGCGGCTGGCAGTCAAGCAAGTGAAAGTTTATCTCCCGGTGAAGCGATCGGCTATTTTAGAGAAGATGCCGAACAAATAGAAAATAATGTTGCCTTAACATCCGAAATCATCGGAGAAGGATTATTTGCTTTCATTTCGATCGCAATTCTTTTCAGCGTCAACGCCCAAATTACCCTGTTAGTTTTTCTGCCTTTACTAGTCATGGTAGCGATCGTACATCAAGCAGAAATTCGCATTAAACGCTATCGACAAGCCAGCCGCCAAGCCACTGAAAAAGTAACGGGTATCATTGGCGAAATGTTTACATCCGTGCAAGCAATTAAAATAGCAGGTGCAGAACAGAACGTACTAAACTATTTTCAACAAGCCAACGAACAACGCCGCCAAATGATGTTACGAGATCGCTTGTTTACGGCAATTTTGGAATCGATTTTTCGCAATTTGGTCAGCGTCGGTACTGGTTTAATTTTGCTATTAGCCTCCCAATCAATGCAAGCTAATGCAGGTACGCTGACAGTGGGAGATTTTGCTTTATTCATCTATTATTTAACGTTTGTCACCGATTTTTTGGGTTTTGTCGGTACTTTTATGGCGTTGTATAAACAAACAGAAGTTTCGTTTGAACGGATGCAAGCATTGATTCCCGATCGATCGCCAACTGCCTTAGTAGAACCCAAACCGCTTTATTTCCGGGACTTAGGCGGTCGCAAACCCAAACTACCACCGATCGCACAACCATCCCCGCATCAGAACGATCGCTTACAGCAATTAGTCGTTTCTAACCTAACTTACTATTATCCCGGTACTAATCGCGGCATTACTAACATTAACTTAAGATTAGTGCGGGGTAGTTTTACTGTAATTACCGGACGTATCGGTTCTGGCAAAACAACCTTATTACGAGCATTATTAGGATTATTACCATTGCAAGCCGGAGAAATTTATTGGAACGGTAATTTAATAGAAGACCCGGCTAATTTCTTCATTCCTCCTCGCAGCGCTTATACTCCTCAAACTCCCCAATTTTTTAGTTATTCCCTGCGAGATAATATTCTTTTGGGCTTGGATGCTGACGATCGATCGGTAAAACAAGCGATCGAAATGGCAGTATTCGATCGAGATGTCGCCGCCATGCCTCAAGGATTAGAAACCCTCGTCGGAACTAAAGGAGTGAGACTTTCCGGCGGACAGTTACAACGTGCAGCCGCCGCTAGAATGTTCGTGCGTCAACCGGAATTATTAGTATTTGACGACCTCTCTAGCGCTTTAGATGTAGAAACCGAAAAACTACTTTGGCAACGCATCTTTGCAGATAATTCGACCTCTCCTCCCACCCCTCTCCTACAAGGAGAGGGGAGTAAGACTCCCCCCTTCCCAACCCCCCTTTTTAAGGGGGGCAGGGGGGATCGGGAAGGAGGGACGGGGGGGTTAGGTAGGCCCAATTGGAGACCGACCTGCTTAGTGGTTTCTCATCGCCCCACTATCTTACGCCGCGCCGATCGCATTATCGTTCTTGAAGAAGGCATCGTAAAAGCAGAAGGAACTTTTGATGATTTGCAAGAGGTATTGTCTTGA